From one Rhopalosiphum padi isolate XX-2018 chromosome 2, ASM2088224v1, whole genome shotgun sequence genomic stretch:
- the LOC132922653 gene encoding 26S proteasome non-ATPase regulatory subunit 1-like — MSVTSTADVVVLLEELTSKLIFFGNNTLDSVLNEFWQDFSCAIQVEPDLFIDKDKTLAKRSLAALFTSKVYLHVDSLPNSLRYALAASDMINMEACDVYTQKIIAKCLEHYTKVCVKGSENTTPLLASDVRLEDVVSCIFRKCLDDKHYILALKLALRTKRMDMFNKCIKSVDNVNEMLLYAKQVTMSTFENRSFRNTVLLSLVNLYRKQSDFISLSLCFISLNDPKSVAQLLKNLIKKNDKKSCLMAYQIAIDLFELATQRFLFSVLKSLWQKIPSSTRTTKTITVVSSKVTAIEHNTKIHSFESLGPNDKHHQEMIQKLTKVLSGKLSIEKNLQFLTRNNHTNMYILNNTRDSVYTNICHTAIMIANGFINSGTTSDHFLRYNLELANWTTWEIFSAMVSLGVIHRGNETDALKLIHSYLCLKKNNSSESSSYSKGGSLYALGLIFANHGAAINDYLLKQLKDAHNKIVKHGCCLGIGLSAMGTCRKDIFEQLKINMYQNNYVFGEANGLAMGLVMLGTNNDEALQDMVAFAEVTQNEQILRGLAVGISFFMYDRLQEADQLITSLLQNKNPILRCSAMYTISMAYCGTGSETAITKLLHFSNSDVSDDVRCAAVTSLGFLLFRTPELCLQILSKLTKSYNPYIRYGAVMALGIAFAGTGHEEAIHLLVPMTNDLVNFVRQGALIVSSMICIHQTQSSCSESRYFRSLYAKVISDKHEDDVVKFGAILAQGIIDGGGRNVSISLESKIGHTNILTIVGLLLFTQYQYCICLAHCLALAFTPTCAITLNTQLNMPVLELKSSKRINHTICYNSLPQELAEKRGWIQYLFNQNFKSKSNKRRRKHSKLDYFDYSVLIPKIVQDIEDIKLNWLTGHFLLQRINCYSESYKGIKCLQYDENKIVAGLSDNTIQIWDKHTLKCLKVLLGHIGPVLCLQYDDNMIVSSSSDCTIRVWDIHTGEMLNTLIHHTEEVLHLSFSNNMIVTCSKDCSIAVWVMWSPCEITLRSVLFGHQAEVNVVNFDHIYIVSASEDSSIRVWNTSNCEYVRTLIGHTSGVICLHYKERLIVSGSSDRTIRLWDIEYGICLRILDNYEELVLRIRINSKIIVTGACDGKIKIWDLEAALDPRVPASSLCLRTLKMHTDAVYDLKFDEFQIVSCSKDGTILIWDFLNYNDPNYMEACSSNNVSMHSGSEILATNIPLSRFQ; from the exons ATGAGTGTAACTTCGACGGCGGACGTAGTGGTTTTGCTGGAGGAGTTAACGTCGAAGTTGATATTTTTCGGAAACAACACGTTGGACAGTGTCTTGAACGAATTTTGGCAAGACTTCTCGTGTGCCATTCAAGTCGAACCTGACCTATTTATTGATAAAGACAAAACTTTGGCGAAACGGAGTCTGGCCGCTTTGTTTACAAGTAAAGTATACTTGCACGTCGATTCGTTACCAAATTCTCTGCGATACGCTTTAGCTGCCAGCGATATGATCAACATGGAAGCTTGTGATGTATATACCCAGAAAATCATCGCTAAGTGTCTCGAACACTACACCAAAGTCTGTGTGAAAGGTTCTGAAAACACAACTCCCTTGTTGGCCTCAGATGTGCGTTTGGAAGATGTTGTGAGCTGTATCTTTCGAAAGTGTTTAGACGACAAACATTACATACTTGCGTTGAAATTAGCCTTGAGAACAAAGCGCATGGATATGTTCaacaaatgtattaaatcaGTAGACAATGTAAATGAAATGTTGTTGTATGCTAAGCAAGTGACTATGAGCACTTTTGAAAATCGTAGTTTTCGTAATACAGTGTTACTGTCTCTTGTCAATCTTTACCGAAAACAAAGTGACTTTATCAGTTTGAGTCTATGTTTCATATCTTTAAATGATCCAAAATCAGTTGCTCAGCTTCttaaaaatcttattaaaaaaaatgataaaaaatcttGTTTAATGGCATATCAGATTGCAATTGATTTATTTGAATTGGCAACTCAACGGTTTTTGTTTAGTGTTCTTAAATCTTTATGGCAAAAAATTCCTTCTAGTACTCGTACTACTAAAACTATAACTGTTGTGTCGAGCAAAGTTACTGCAATTGAACATAATACTAAGATACATTCTTTTGAATCTCTTGGGCCTAATGATAAACATCATCAAGAGATGATACAAAAGCTTACCAAAGTGTTGAGTGGAAAATTAAGTATAGAGaagaatttacaatttttaactagaaataatcatacaaatatgtatattttaaataacacaagAGATTCAGTTTATACAAATATCTGTCATACGGCTATTATGATTGctaatggttttataaatagTGGTACAACAAGTGATCACTTTTTAAG ATATAATCTGGAATTAGCCAACTGGACTACTTGGGAAATATTTTCTGCTATGGTTTCACTTGGTGTTATTCATAGAGGCAATGAAACAGATGCTCTGAAACTAATACACAGCTACTTGTGTCTCAAGAAAAATAACTCATCTGAAAGTTCTAGTTATAGTAAAGGTGGGAGCTTATATGCTTTAGGTTTGATCTTTGCCAATCATGGTGCAGCTATTAATGATTATCTTCTTAAACAACTCAAAGATGCACATAATAAG ATTGTAAAACATGGATGCTGCTTAGGAATTGGTCTATCCGCTATGGGCACATGTCGTAAAGATATTTTTGAACAActgaaaattaatatgtatcaaAACAACTATGTGTTTGGTGAAGCTAATGGGTTAGCAATGGGCTTGGTTATGCTGGGAACAAACAATGACGAAGCTCTTCAAGACATGGTGGCATTTGCTGAGGTGACACAGAATGAACAAATATTGAGAGGTTTAGCTGTtggaatatcattttttatgtatgaCCGACTGCAAGAAGCTGATCAATTAATTACTTCTttgttacaaaacaaaaatcctATATTACGTTGTTCTGCTATGTACACAATATCTATGGCATACTGTGGAACTGGAAGCGAGACTGCTATTACAAAATTGTTGCACTTTTCAAATTCTGATGTCAGTGATGATGTACGATGTGCAGCTGTCACAAGTTTAGGATTTTTGTTGTTCAGGACACCTGAGCTGTGTCTTCAAATCCTCAGCAAACTTACAAAGAGTTATAACCCTTACATTAGATATGGTGCAGTTATGGCACTTGGTATTGCTTTTGCTGGTACCGGACACGAAGAGGCTATTCATTTATTAGTTCCGATGACTAATGACTTGGTAAATTTTGTGCGCCAAGGAGCTTTAATTGTTTCTTCTATGATTTGTATTCACCAGACACAGAGTTCTTGCTCTGAAAGCAGATATTTCCGTTCTCTATATGCTAAAGTGATCAGTGATAAGCATGAAGATGATGTGGTTAAGTTTGGAGCTATTTTAGCTCAGGGTATTATTGATGGTGGTGGTCGTAATGTTTCAATTTCATTGGAGTCAAAAATTGGGCacactaatattttaacaattgttGGTTTACTTTTGTTCACACAATATCAGTACTGTATATGTCTGGCCCATTGTTTAGCTTTAGCTTTCACACCCACTTGTGCCATTACATTGAACACACAACTTAATATGCCAGTTTTGGAGTTAAAAAGTAGTAAACGAATCAATCATACAATATGTTACAACTCATTACCTCAAGAACTTGCAGAAAAAAGAGGATG gatcCAGTActtattcaatcaaaattttaagtCAAAGTCTAATAAACGCCGTAGAAAGCACTCAAAActtgattattttgattacagTGTTCTAATTCCTAAAATTGTACAAGATATAGAA gacATAAAATTGAATTGGTTGACTggtcattttttattacaaagaataaattgttattctGAGAGCTACAAaggtattaaatgtttacaatatgaTGAGAATAAAATTGTCGCTGGCTTATCTGATAATACTATACAAATCTGGGATAAACAtacgttaaaatgtttaaag GTATTACTTGGCCATATAGGTCCTGTTCTGTGTTTGCAGTATGATGACAACATGATAGTGAGTAGTTCCAGTGATTGTACAATTCGCGTGTGGGATATCCATACTGGTGAAATGTTGAACACTTTGATTCATCATACTGAAGAAGtattgcatttaagttttagcAATAATATGATCGTCACTTGTTCAAAA GATTGTTCAATAGCTGTATGGGTTATGTGGTCACCCTGTGAAATTACTTTACGTAGTGTTCTGTTTGGTCACCAAGCAGAAGTAAATGTAGTCAATTTTGATCATATTTACATTGTATCAGCTTCTGAAGATAGTAGTATTAGAGTATGGAATACATCAAACTGTGAATATGTGCGCACTCTTATTGGTCACACTTCTGGTGTTATCTGTCTTCATTATAAAGAACGATTAATTGTTAGTGGAAGTTCTGATAGAACCATAAG gtTATGGGATATTGAATATGGTATTTGTTTAAGAATACTGGATAACTATGAAGAATTGGTATTACGCATTAGaattaacagtaaaataattgttactgGAGCATGTGACGG gaaaattaaaatatgggaTTTAGAAGCAGCATTAGACCCCAGAGTTCCAGCATCTAGTCTATGTCTACGTACACTTAAG ATGCACACCGATGCAGTGTATGATCTTAAATTTGATGAGTTCCAAATTGTAAGTTGTTCAAAAGATGGTACTATACTCATTTGGGATTTTCTCAACTATAATGATCCAAATTACATGGAGGCATGTTCATCAAATAATGTTAGCATGCATAGTGGTTCTGAAATACTTGCTACAAACATTCCTCTTTCac gttttcaATGA